In Flavobacterium praedii, the DNA window TCCTGTTGGAAATTTTGTCAACAAACATCCATCTATTCAAATTTTGGGTTTATCCTTTTTAATTTTAATTGGGTTTATGTTATTGACCGAAAGTGCCCATTTATCTAACGCCCTTATTTTTGGCAGTCATGTGACTCCTGTTCCAAAAGGGTATTTGTACTTTGCTATTTCATTCTCCTTATTTGTAGAAATATTAAACATGAAAATGACCAAAAAGAAAAATTCATAATAGGATTCAAAGAATCCAGTTACCAAAAGTAGCTGGATTTTTTTTTACATAATTTATTATCGTTTCAGTACAATGAAAAATACTATTTCCCATAGAGTTGCCGATTTTTTAAAAAACTTCCCTCCTTTTACCTTTTTAAACCAAAAAGATATCGAAATCCTTTCGGAACAAATTTCTATCATCTATAAAGAAAAAGACAGTGTTATTTTTTCAGAAAATGAAGAAACACATCATTCATTTTATGTAGTTCATAAAGGAGCTGTCGCACTAAGGAAAAGTCCAAAAAACAACATTATCGATATGTGTGATGAAGGAGATGTTTTTGGTTTAAGACCACTTATCGCTAATGAAAACTACAAAATGGAAGCTAGAACTTATGAAGAAAGTATTCTTTATGCTATTCCTATTTCAATTTTTAGACCTTATGCACTAGAGAATAAAGATGTTGGTAATTTTTTGATTCAAAGTTTTGCTTCAAATACTCGAAATCCATATTCCAAAAGTCATAGAGGAAAACTATACGGAGAAACTTTAGCTGGAGAAATTCTGGATACTGATACCAAATTATTTGATATTCAACCCGTAAAATATTCTAAAAAAATAGTCACTTGTTCGTCTATAACTTCAGCAAAAGTAATAGCCCAAATTATGACCAAAAAAAATGTTGGCGCAATACTTGTTGTAGAAGATAAACTCCCCATTGGAATCATTACCGATAAAGATTTAAGAAACAAAATTGTAACTGGTGAATTTCCAATCACAACATCGGCATCAGAAATAATGACAAGTCCTGTAATTACTTATCATAAAAAACTGACTACCACGCAAGCACAAATGGCAATGATGAAATGTAACATCAGTCATATTTGTTTAACAAAGGATGGTACTCCAAACACAAAAGCGGTTGGAATCCTTTCTAAACATGATGTGATGGTTTCGCTAGGAAACAATCCAGCCGTATTGATAAAAGCGGTAAAAAGAGCCAAAAAATATAAGGAAATAAAACCCATACGAGCCAATATCATGCAATTATTACAAGGCTATTTGGATCAAAATATCCCAATCACGCTGACATCAAAAATAATTACAGAATTGAATGATGTGTGTATTCAACAAGTAATTGAAATTGCATTAAAAAAAATGAGTACCCCACCACCTGTCAAATTTGCTTGGTTGGCCATGGGAAGTCAAGGGCGCAGTGAACAATTATTACAAACTGATCAGGACAATGCTTTAGTTTATGAAGATGTACCAGAAGAATTAAAAGAGAAAACTAAAAAATATTTCTTGGAATTAGCCACTCATGTCAACAAAGGATTATTTGAAATTGGTTATGATTATTGCCCAGCCGAAATGATGGCATCTAATCCTAAATGGTGTTTGAGTCTTGATGAATGGAAAAAACTTGTACACCATTGGATTACAAATACCGGAAAAGATGAAGTCCTATTATCTTTCATATTTTTTGATTACAGCCTTTCGTATGGCGATAGCGAACTGGCAAACAAGCTATCCGATTATATACTAGAAGATATAAAAGCAAATCCTGTATTTTATCTTCATTTGGTGAGTGGTGCATTACAAAGTCCTTCTCCAACAGGATTTTTTAGAGAATTTTTATTAGAACAAGATGGGGCTAACAAAGATTTTTTTGATATAAAAAGAAGGGCACTAATGCCATTGAGTGATGCCGCAAGAGTTTTGATTTTATCTCATTCCGTAAAATCCATCAGTAATACTCCAGAACGTTTTGAAAAATTAGCGGAATTGGAACCGCAGAATAAAGAATTGTACCTAGCTTGTTCTTATTCCTATAGAGCATTATTAAAATTTAGAACAAAACAAGGACTTTTGCATAATGATTCCGGTCAATATATTGCTTTGGGAGATTTAACCAAATTAGAAAAAATAAAACTCAAGAGTACCTTTAAAACTATTAAAGAAATACAAGAGATTATTTCTATTCGCTTTAATCCATCAAATATTTTGTAATGGAAAATTTTTATATAAAATGCAAAGCAATTGTATTTAGTTTTCTAGAATACTTTAAAAAACCAATTGACGAATCCTTCTTAAAAACAGTCGAAAGTACTCGATTTGTAGTTTTAGATACTGAAACTACTGGTTTTGATTACACCACTGATCGAATACTATGCATTGGTGCTGTCACTTTACAAAATGGAGTAATCGCTATTCCAGAAAGTTTTGAAATTTTTATAGAGCAAGAACATTATGATGAAAATACGGCGAAAATACATGGGATTCTAAAAGATTGGATCATTAAAAGACCGTCAGAACTGGAAGCTTTAGAACAATTCCTTACTTTTTTGGATGATGCAATAATTATTGCCCATCATACTTTTTTTGATATAACAATGATTAATTGCGCTTTAGAAAGA includes these proteins:
- a CDS encoding DUF294 nucleotidyltransferase-like domain-containing protein, which produces MKNTISHRVADFLKNFPPFTFLNQKDIEILSEQISIIYKEKDSVIFSENEETHHSFYVVHKGAVALRKSPKNNIIDMCDEGDVFGLRPLIANENYKMEARTYEESILYAIPISIFRPYALENKDVGNFLIQSFASNTRNPYSKSHRGKLYGETLAGEILDTDTKLFDIQPVKYSKKIVTCSSITSAKVIAQIMTKKNVGAILVVEDKLPIGIITDKDLRNKIVTGEFPITTSASEIMTSPVITYHKKLTTTQAQMAMMKCNISHICLTKDGTPNTKAVGILSKHDVMVSLGNNPAVLIKAVKRAKKYKEIKPIRANIMQLLQGYLDQNIPITLTSKIITELNDVCIQQVIEIALKKMSTPPPVKFAWLAMGSQGRSEQLLQTDQDNALVYEDVPEELKEKTKKYFLELATHVNKGLFEIGYDYCPAEMMASNPKWCLSLDEWKKLVHHWITNTGKDEVLLSFIFFDYSLSYGDSELANKLSDYILEDIKANPVFYLHLVSGALQSPSPTGFFREFLLEQDGANKDFFDIKRRALMPLSDAARVLILSHSVKSISNTPERFEKLAELEPQNKELYLACSYSYRALLKFRTKQGLLHNDSGQYIALGDLTKLEKIKLKSTFKTIKEIQEIISIRFNPSNIL
- a CDS encoding 3'-5' exonuclease, which codes for MENFYIKCKAIVFSFLEYFKKPIDESFLKTVESTRFVVLDTETTGFDYTTDRILCIGAVTLQNGVIAIPESFEIFIEQEHYDENTAKIHGILKDWIIKRPSELEALEQFLTFLDDAIIIAHHTFFDITMINCALERNNLPKLKNKTLDTAFLYKKTLIISNLLERKEHYTLDDLADKFDISKKDRHTAMGDAYITAIAFLKIVKKLKDKKGKSEFTLRDLFN